From the Cucurbita pepo subsp. pepo cultivar mu-cu-16 chromosome LG05, ASM280686v2, whole genome shotgun sequence genome, one window contains:
- the LOC111795207 gene encoding importin subunit beta-1-like codes for MALEVTQVLLNAQSIDAAVRKQAEDSLRQFQEQNLPIFLLSLSGELGNEEKPVDGRKLAGLILKNALDAKEQHRKFELIQRWLSLDSNVKTQIKTCLLNTLSSAIADARSTSSQVIAKIAGIELPHKQWSELIGSLLLNVHQQSSHVKQATLETLGYLCEEVSPDVIDQDQVNKILTAVVQGMNESEGNNDVRLAATRSLYNALGFAQANFSNDMERDYIMRVVCEATLCPEVKIRQAAFECLVSIASTYYDKLARYIQDIFGITAKAVREDEEPVALQAIEFWSSICDEEIDILEEYGDDFTGNSDTPCFYFIKQALPALVPVLLETLLKQEEDQDQDEGAWNIAMAGGTCLGLVARTVGDDIVPLVMPFIEENITKSDWRQREAATYAFGSILEGPAPEKLMPIVNVALSFMLTALTQDPNNHVKDTTAWTLGRIFEFLHGSNIDTPIIHQANCQQIITVLLQSMKDVPNVAEKACGALYFLAQGYEDVGPASPLTPFFQEIVQSLLAVTHREDAGESRLRTAAYETLNEVVRCQTDETAPMVLQLVPVIMMELHNTLEGQKLSSDERERQGELQGLLCGCLQVLIQKLGSSEPHKYAFMQYADQIMGLFLRVFACRNATVHEEAMLAIGALAYSTGPDFGKYMTEFYKYLEMGLQNFEEYQVCAVTVGVVGDICRALEDKILPYCDGIMTQLLKNLSSDQLHRSVKPPIFSCFGDIALAIGENFEKYLMYAMPMLQRAAELSAHTAGIDDEMTEYTNSLRNGILEAYSGIFQGFKSSPKTQLLVPYAPHILQFLDSIYIRKDMDEVVMKTAIGVLGDLADTLGSNAGTLIQQSVSSKDFLSECLSSDDHLIKESAEWAKLAISRAISI; via the exons ATGGCATTGGAGGTTACGCAGGTTCTTCTGAATGCACAGTCAATAGATGCAGCTGTGAGGAAGCAGGCAGAAGACAGTTTAAGGCAATTCCAGGAGCAAAACCTTCCTATTTTCTTGCTGTCTCTCTCTGGTGAATTAGGAAATGAGGAAAAGCCAGTCGACGGTCGTAAATTAGCAGGTCTGATACTTAAGAATGCATTGGATGCCAAGGAACAACATAGAAAATTTGAGCTTATTCAGAGATGGTTATCCCTGGACAGCAATGTGAAGACCCAGATAAAGACTTGCTTGTTGAATACGCTGTCTTCAGCAATAGCTGATGCTAGGTCCACATCTTCTCAAGTCATTGCGAAGATTGCAGGCATTGAGTTGCCTCATAAGCAATGGTCTGAATTGATAGGTTCACTATTGTTGAATGTTCATCAACAATCATCACATGTCAAGCAAGCGACCTTGGAGACTCTTGGTTATTTATGTGAGGAAGTTTCTCCAGACGTGATAGATCAAGATCAAGTGAATAAGATATTGACTGCTGTTGTCCAGGGAATGAATGAATCTGAAGGAAACAATGATGTTCGACTTGCTGCTACTCGGTCACTGTACAATGCCCTTGGGTTTGCTCAAGCAAACTTTAGCAATGATATGGAGCGTGATTATATCATGAGAGTTGTTTGTGAGGCCACACTATGTCCTGAAGTGAAAATACGCCAGGCAGCTTTCGAATGTTTAGTTTCAATTGCATCAACATACTACGACAAGTTAGCTCGCTACATCCAGGATATTTTTGGCATTACCGCAAAGGCTGTTAGGGAAGATGAAGAACCTGTTGCTCTTCAGGCCATTGAATTCTGGAGTTCTATTTGTGATGAGGAGATAGATATCTTGGAAGAGTATGGGGATGATTTTACTGGGAATTCTGATACACCgtgcttttattttatcaagCAGGCACTACCTGCGCTTGTGCCTGTGTTACTTGAGACACTTCTTAAGCAAGAAGAGGATCAGGATCAAGATGAAGGGGCTTGGAACATTGCCATGGCTGGGGGAACATGTCTTGGGCTAGTTGCACGGACGGTGGGAGATGATATTGTTCCGCTTGTGATGCCATTCATTGAAGAGAACATAACAAAATCAGATTGGAGGCAGAGGGAGGCAGCCACTTATGCTTTTGGTTCAATTTTGGAGGGGCCTGCTCCAGAAAAATTAATGCCCATTGTTAATGTGGCCTTATCGTTCATGCTGACTGCCTTGACTCAAGATCCAAATAACCATGTGAAAGATACGACAGCATGGACCCTTGGACGGATATTTGAATTCCTTCATGGCTCAAATATAGATACCCCCATTATTCATCAGGCAAACTGCCAACAGATCATTACAGTTTTGCTTCAGAGCATGAAGGATGTGCCAAATGTCGCAGAGAAAGCCTGTGGTGCCCTCTATTTTCTTGCTCAAGGTTATGAAGATGTTGGGCCGGCATCTCCTCTAACTCCATTTTTCCAAGAAATTGTTCAGTCCCTTTTGGCTGTTACTCACAGAGAAGATGCTGGGGAATCACGTTTGAGGACCGCTGCATATGAAACATTGAATGAAGTTGTGCGGTGCCAAACTGATGAAACAGCTCCAATGGTGTTGCAACTGGTTCCTGTAATTATGATGGAACTGCACAATACTCTTGAGGGGCAAAAACTTTCATCTGATGAAAGGGAGAGACAGGGGGAACTACAAGGCCTGCTTTGTGGGTGCTTACAAGTTCTTATTCAGAAGCTAGGATCATCAGAGCCTCATAAGTATGCCTTTATGCAGTATGCGGACCAAATAATGGGACTTTTCCTAAGGGTATTTGCTTGCAGAAATGCCACTGTACATGAGGAAGCAATGCTGGCGATTGGAGCCCTTGCCTATTCAACTGGCCCAGATTTTGGGAAATACATGACCGAgttctataaatatttagaaatggGACTCCAGAATTTTGAGGAGTACCAAGTTTGTGCCGTCACTGTAGGTGTGGTAGGGGACATATGCAGGGCGTTGGAGGATAAGATTTTGCCGTACTGTGATGGAATTATGACTCAGCTGCTCAAGAATTTATCCAGTGATCAATTGCATCGTTCCGTTAAGCCCCCTATTTTCTCTTGCTTTGGTGATATAGCACTTGCTATAGGGGAGAACTTTGAGAAGTACTTGATGTATGCCATGCCCATGCTTCAAAGGGCAGCAGAGTTATCTGCACACACCGCAGGtattgatgatgaaatgacCGAGTATACAAATTCTTTGAGAAATGGGATTTTGGAAGCATATTCAGGGATCTTCCAAGGTTTCAAGAGCTCTCCAAAAACTCAGCTTTTGGTCCCTTACGCACCTCATATACTTCAATTCTTGGATAGCATTTACATCAGAAAAGACAT GGATGAAGTTGTTATGAAAACTGCCATTGGCGTCCTTGGAGATCTAGCGGACACACTGGGGAGCAACGCTGGTACTTTGATTCAGCAATCTGTCTCGAGCAAAGACTTTTTAAGTGAATGCTTGTCCTCCGATGACCATTTGATTAAAGAATCTGCTGAATGGGCAAAGTTGGCCATCAGCCGTGCCATTTCAATTTAG
- the LOC111795208 gene encoding nephrocystin-3-like isoform X1: MNVDYLGEASLFGRETLYNGGFPSSLFSFFHLPQSLQLQKGTTCSSVSLQKQKCNIKLYAVPVRAFSCRFASTGSASSRADLGSQRKHIASAFTVPNGYQSRAGHMHYRTDGNSTSEFEGQLDELFNEVRMLIVSGRKNDAVELLQANYEAVKEQMESGASGIEQAAVLDIVALGYITVGDLKFVASILDILNSIVDSLKDSEPFLDSVLLHMGSMYSTLKKLEKSVSAYKRAIDIIEKKSGQDSSFLITPILGMAKVLGTNGRTTKAVECYHRAISILESTRGFEDEDLVIPLFSLGNLLLKEGKGKDAETCFARIMNIYKKLYGEKDGKVGMAMYSLANAKCARGEADEAITLYRRALQIIEDSNYMALDDSEMEKMRIDLAELLHAVGRRKEGRELLEESLLINEKSKGKDHPSSVKHLVNLAASYSRSKNYAEAERLLRIGLNIMVKAVGPDDQSITNPMLNLAVTLYNLKRDDDAEQLALEVLRIRENAFGKDCLPVGEALDCLVSIQSRLGKDETELLKLLKRILRIQEKAFGYEAKEVIDTLKKIVFYMDKLGLKDEKFPVQKRLSMLRMKFKNQMQY, from the exons GAAGCTAGCTTGTTTGGCCGCGAAACTCTCTACAATGGCGGctttccttcttctctcttctccttctttcacCTGCCacag TCCTTGCAGTTGCAAAAGGGCACCACATGCTCCTCAGTTAGCCTCCAAAAACAGAAATGTAATATCAAGCTTTATGCGGTACCTGTTAGAGCCTTTTCTTGTCGATTTGCGTCGACTGGTTCTGCTTCTAGTAGAGCTGATTTGGGCAGTCAGAGGAAACATATTGCTTCTGCCTTCACTGTTCCAAATGGGTATCAGAG TAGGGCTGGTCACATGCACTACCGTACTGATGGGAACAGCACGAGTGAATTTGAGGGTCAGTTGGACGAATTATTCAACGAAGTCAGAATGCTGATTGTTAGCGGAAGGAAGAATGATGCTGTTGAGCTACTTCAAGCAAATTATGAAGCTGTAAAAGAACAGATGGAATCAGGTGCTAGTGGCATTGAACAAGCTGCTGTTCTTGACATCGTGGCTTTGGGGTATATAACTGTTGGAGACTTGAAGTTTGTTGCTTCTATACTGGATAta TTGAACAGCATTGTTGACAGTCTGAAGGACAGTGAACCTTTTCTGGATTCAGTGCTTCTGCATATGGGGAGCATGTactcaactttaaaaaagttaGAGAAATCAGTGTCTGCGTACAAAAGGGCTATTGACAtcatagagaagaaaagtg GCCAAGACAGTAGCTTTCTCATCACTCCAATTTTAGGGATGGCCAAAGTTCTTGGTACCAATGGAAGAACTACCAAAGCAGTAGAGTGTTACCATCGTgcaatttcaattttggaaTCAACCAGAGGCTTTGAGGACGAGGATTTGGTTATACCTTTATTTAGTCTGGGCAACCTTTTGctcaaagaaggaaaaggcaAGGATGCCGAAACTTGTTTTGCTAG GATTATGAACATATACAAAAAGTTATATGGAGAGAAAGATGGAAAAGTTGGAATGGCTATGTATTCTCTGGCTAATGCGAAGTGTGCAAGAG GGGAAGCAGACGAAGCTATTACCTTATATAGAAGAGCTTTGCAGATTATAGAGGATTCAAATTATATGGCTTTAGATGACAGCGAGATGGAGAAGATGAGGATTGATTTGGCAGAACTACTACATGCTGTAGGAAG ACGGAAGGAAGGCAGGGAACTTCTGGAAGAGAGCTTGTTGATCAATGAAAAGTCGAAAGGAAAAGACCATCCCAGCTCAGTGAAACACCTTGTAAACCTTGCAGCTTCTTATTCACGGTCAAAGAATTACGCCGAGGCCGAGCGTTTACTGCGAATCGGATTAAACATTATGGTAAAAGCAGTGGGACCAGATGATCAATCAATTACAAACCCAATGTTGAATCTCGCTGTCACTCTTTACAATCTAAAACGAGACGATGATGCCGAGCAACTTGCACTAGAAGTCTTGCGAATACGGGAAAATGCATTCGGAAAAGATTGCCTTCCTGTTG GTGAAGCTCTAGATTGTCTGGTTTCCATTCAGAGCAGGCTCGGAAAGGACGAAACCGAGCTACTGAAGCTGCTCAAGAGAATTCTAAGAATCCAGGAGAAAGCGTTCGGGTACGAGGCAAAAGAAGTCATTGACACCCTCAAGAAAATAGTATTCTACATGGATAAATTAGGATTGAAAGATGAGAAGTTTCCAGTTCAGAAACGACTGTCCATGCTTCGAATGAAATTCAAGAACCAGATGCAATACTAA
- the LOC111795208 gene encoding nephrocystin-3-like isoform X2: MNVDYLGEASLFGRETLYNGGFPSSLFSFFHLPQSLQLQKGTTCSSVSLQKQKCNIKLYAVPVRAFSCRFASTGSASSRADLGSQRKHIASAFTVPNGYQRAGHMHYRTDGNSTSEFEGQLDELFNEVRMLIVSGRKNDAVELLQANYEAVKEQMESGASGIEQAAVLDIVALGYITVGDLKFVASILDILNSIVDSLKDSEPFLDSVLLHMGSMYSTLKKLEKSVSAYKRAIDIIEKKSGQDSSFLITPILGMAKVLGTNGRTTKAVECYHRAISILESTRGFEDEDLVIPLFSLGNLLLKEGKGKDAETCFARIMNIYKKLYGEKDGKVGMAMYSLANAKCARGEADEAITLYRRALQIIEDSNYMALDDSEMEKMRIDLAELLHAVGRRKEGRELLEESLLINEKSKGKDHPSSVKHLVNLAASYSRSKNYAEAERLLRIGLNIMVKAVGPDDQSITNPMLNLAVTLYNLKRDDDAEQLALEVLRIRENAFGKDCLPVGEALDCLVSIQSRLGKDETELLKLLKRILRIQEKAFGYEAKEVIDTLKKIVFYMDKLGLKDEKFPVQKRLSMLRMKFKNQMQY, translated from the exons GAAGCTAGCTTGTTTGGCCGCGAAACTCTCTACAATGGCGGctttccttcttctctcttctccttctttcacCTGCCacag TCCTTGCAGTTGCAAAAGGGCACCACATGCTCCTCAGTTAGCCTCCAAAAACAGAAATGTAATATCAAGCTTTATGCGGTACCTGTTAGAGCCTTTTCTTGTCGATTTGCGTCGACTGGTTCTGCTTCTAGTAGAGCTGATTTGGGCAGTCAGAGGAAACATATTGCTTCTGCCTTCACTGTTCCAAATGGGTATCAGAG GGCTGGTCACATGCACTACCGTACTGATGGGAACAGCACGAGTGAATTTGAGGGTCAGTTGGACGAATTATTCAACGAAGTCAGAATGCTGATTGTTAGCGGAAGGAAGAATGATGCTGTTGAGCTACTTCAAGCAAATTATGAAGCTGTAAAAGAACAGATGGAATCAGGTGCTAGTGGCATTGAACAAGCTGCTGTTCTTGACATCGTGGCTTTGGGGTATATAACTGTTGGAGACTTGAAGTTTGTTGCTTCTATACTGGATAta TTGAACAGCATTGTTGACAGTCTGAAGGACAGTGAACCTTTTCTGGATTCAGTGCTTCTGCATATGGGGAGCATGTactcaactttaaaaaagttaGAGAAATCAGTGTCTGCGTACAAAAGGGCTATTGACAtcatagagaagaaaagtg GCCAAGACAGTAGCTTTCTCATCACTCCAATTTTAGGGATGGCCAAAGTTCTTGGTACCAATGGAAGAACTACCAAAGCAGTAGAGTGTTACCATCGTgcaatttcaattttggaaTCAACCAGAGGCTTTGAGGACGAGGATTTGGTTATACCTTTATTTAGTCTGGGCAACCTTTTGctcaaagaaggaaaaggcaAGGATGCCGAAACTTGTTTTGCTAG GATTATGAACATATACAAAAAGTTATATGGAGAGAAAGATGGAAAAGTTGGAATGGCTATGTATTCTCTGGCTAATGCGAAGTGTGCAAGAG GGGAAGCAGACGAAGCTATTACCTTATATAGAAGAGCTTTGCAGATTATAGAGGATTCAAATTATATGGCTTTAGATGACAGCGAGATGGAGAAGATGAGGATTGATTTGGCAGAACTACTACATGCTGTAGGAAG ACGGAAGGAAGGCAGGGAACTTCTGGAAGAGAGCTTGTTGATCAATGAAAAGTCGAAAGGAAAAGACCATCCCAGCTCAGTGAAACACCTTGTAAACCTTGCAGCTTCTTATTCACGGTCAAAGAATTACGCCGAGGCCGAGCGTTTACTGCGAATCGGATTAAACATTATGGTAAAAGCAGTGGGACCAGATGATCAATCAATTACAAACCCAATGTTGAATCTCGCTGTCACTCTTTACAATCTAAAACGAGACGATGATGCCGAGCAACTTGCACTAGAAGTCTTGCGAATACGGGAAAATGCATTCGGAAAAGATTGCCTTCCTGTTG GTGAAGCTCTAGATTGTCTGGTTTCCATTCAGAGCAGGCTCGGAAAGGACGAAACCGAGCTACTGAAGCTGCTCAAGAGAATTCTAAGAATCCAGGAGAAAGCGTTCGGGTACGAGGCAAAAGAAGTCATTGACACCCTCAAGAAAATAGTATTCTACATGGATAAATTAGGATTGAAAGATGAGAAGTTTCCAGTTCAGAAACGACTGTCCATGCTTCGAATGAAATTCAAGAACCAGATGCAATACTAA
- the LOC111795208 gene encoding nephrocystin-3-like isoform X3 yields MAAFLLLSSPSFTCHRMSEICLCMQSLQLQKGTTCSSVSLQKQKCNIKLYAVPVRAFSCRFASTGSASSRADLGSQRKHIASAFTVPNGYQSRAGHMHYRTDGNSTSEFEGQLDELFNEVRMLIVSGRKNDAVELLQANYEAVKEQMESGASGIEQAAVLDIVALGYITVGDLKFVASILDILNSIVDSLKDSEPFLDSVLLHMGSMYSTLKKLEKSVSAYKRAIDIIEKKSGQDSSFLITPILGMAKVLGTNGRTTKAVECYHRAISILESTRGFEDEDLVIPLFSLGNLLLKEGKGKDAETCFARIMNIYKKLYGEKDGKVGMAMYSLANAKCARGEADEAITLYRRALQIIEDSNYMALDDSEMEKMRIDLAELLHAVGRRKEGRELLEESLLINEKSKGKDHPSSVKHLVNLAASYSRSKNYAEAERLLRIGLNIMVKAVGPDDQSITNPMLNLAVTLYNLKRDDDAEQLALEVLRIRENAFGKDCLPVGEALDCLVSIQSRLGKDETELLKLLKRILRIQEKAFGYEAKEVIDTLKKIVFYMDKLGLKDEKFPVQKRLSMLRMKFKNQMQY; encoded by the exons ATGGCGGctttccttcttctctcttctccttctttcacCTGCCacag GATGAGCGAAATCTGTCTTTGCATGCAGTCCTTGCAGTTGCAAAAGGGCACCACATGCTCCTCAGTTAGCCTCCAAAAACAGAAATGTAATATCAAGCTTTATGCGGTACCTGTTAGAGCCTTTTCTTGTCGATTTGCGTCGACTGGTTCTGCTTCTAGTAGAGCTGATTTGGGCAGTCAGAGGAAACATATTGCTTCTGCCTTCACTGTTCCAAATGGGTATCAGAG TAGGGCTGGTCACATGCACTACCGTACTGATGGGAACAGCACGAGTGAATTTGAGGGTCAGTTGGACGAATTATTCAACGAAGTCAGAATGCTGATTGTTAGCGGAAGGAAGAATGATGCTGTTGAGCTACTTCAAGCAAATTATGAAGCTGTAAAAGAACAGATGGAATCAGGTGCTAGTGGCATTGAACAAGCTGCTGTTCTTGACATCGTGGCTTTGGGGTATATAACTGTTGGAGACTTGAAGTTTGTTGCTTCTATACTGGATAta TTGAACAGCATTGTTGACAGTCTGAAGGACAGTGAACCTTTTCTGGATTCAGTGCTTCTGCATATGGGGAGCATGTactcaactttaaaaaagttaGAGAAATCAGTGTCTGCGTACAAAAGGGCTATTGACAtcatagagaagaaaagtg GCCAAGACAGTAGCTTTCTCATCACTCCAATTTTAGGGATGGCCAAAGTTCTTGGTACCAATGGAAGAACTACCAAAGCAGTAGAGTGTTACCATCGTgcaatttcaattttggaaTCAACCAGAGGCTTTGAGGACGAGGATTTGGTTATACCTTTATTTAGTCTGGGCAACCTTTTGctcaaagaaggaaaaggcaAGGATGCCGAAACTTGTTTTGCTAG GATTATGAACATATACAAAAAGTTATATGGAGAGAAAGATGGAAAAGTTGGAATGGCTATGTATTCTCTGGCTAATGCGAAGTGTGCAAGAG GGGAAGCAGACGAAGCTATTACCTTATATAGAAGAGCTTTGCAGATTATAGAGGATTCAAATTATATGGCTTTAGATGACAGCGAGATGGAGAAGATGAGGATTGATTTGGCAGAACTACTACATGCTGTAGGAAG ACGGAAGGAAGGCAGGGAACTTCTGGAAGAGAGCTTGTTGATCAATGAAAAGTCGAAAGGAAAAGACCATCCCAGCTCAGTGAAACACCTTGTAAACCTTGCAGCTTCTTATTCACGGTCAAAGAATTACGCCGAGGCCGAGCGTTTACTGCGAATCGGATTAAACATTATGGTAAAAGCAGTGGGACCAGATGATCAATCAATTACAAACCCAATGTTGAATCTCGCTGTCACTCTTTACAATCTAAAACGAGACGATGATGCCGAGCAACTTGCACTAGAAGTCTTGCGAATACGGGAAAATGCATTCGGAAAAGATTGCCTTCCTGTTG GTGAAGCTCTAGATTGTCTGGTTTCCATTCAGAGCAGGCTCGGAAAGGACGAAACCGAGCTACTGAAGCTGCTCAAGAGAATTCTAAGAATCCAGGAGAAAGCGTTCGGGTACGAGGCAAAAGAAGTCATTGACACCCTCAAGAAAATAGTATTCTACATGGATAAATTAGGATTGAAAGATGAGAAGTTTCCAGTTCAGAAACGACTGTCCATGCTTCGAATGAAATTCAAGAACCAGATGCAATACTAA
- the LOC111794566 gene encoding uncharacterized protein LOC111794566 has protein sequence MAAAEAKPSRKHSGNHFPVQGDGYRTSKLLTTPPFSSKSEGDAASNHRVHGFYSPTKAAHVPTFYRTVGIKLETDEQPNVQHHKDFAVGWAKALQAEVDVSSIQIANKTTVSGKEHRNIEEFDYRVCKNYVATEVMSNNKSVNTTKKINGMDEFHYIEDDVTDLHNFDSQVSKQGEKVSDLESHWTGTEKTKPWWQSASKDELASFVARKSLANLENCDLPQPRTKHQRKDQSTCLECFEQDCFLTSSFTETQFSGLDEYNRGMHPSVGMGKRRSIVSKVGRPRHHHSHFSISRTSNEENNPRSISNLNVGKAQLLEALCHSQTRAREAEKAAQEADTEKKHIVSLFLRQATQLFAYKQWFQLMQLENICLQLRSKEHPVTGLFSDVLPWVPCKDRQFYQPRDKRKKRGRYSRKFTMYEIAFALGLGLAGAGLLLGWTTGWLVPIF, from the exons ATGGCTGCAGCAGAAGCGAAGCCTTCTCGAAAGCATTCAGGAAACCACTTCCCTGTTCAAGGTGATGGCTACagaacttcaaaattattgaCAACTCCACCGTTTTCCTCAAAGTCAGAAGGTGATGCTGCATCTAATCATAGAGTTCATGGGTTTTATTCCCCAACCAAAGCTGCTCATGTTCCAACGTTCTATCGAACAGTTGGCATTAAGTTGGAGACAGATGAGCAACCTAATGTTCAGCACCATAAAGATTTTGCAGTAGGATGGGCAAAAGCTTTGCAGGCTGAAGTGGATGTTTCAAGCATTCAGATTGCAAATAAAACTACTGTATCTGGTAAGGAACATCGAAACATAGAAGAATTCGATTATCGAGTTTGCAAGAATTATGTTGCCACAGAGGTTATGAGTAATAATAAGTCAGTTAACACgaccaagaaaataaatggcaTGGATGAGTTCCACTACATAGAGGATGATGTTACGGACTTGCACAATTTTGACAGTCAGGTCTCCAAGCAAGGAGAGAAGGTCTCTGATTTGGAGTCGCATTGGACAGGAACTGAGAAGACTAAACCGTGGTGGCAATCTGCTAGTAAAGACGAGTTGGCTTCCTTTGTTGCCCGGAAGTCTCTTGCAAACTTGGAAAATTGCGATCTTCCTCAACCACGAACCAAACACCAGAGAAAGGACCAATCTACCTGTCTTGAATGTTTTGAGCAAGATTGCTTTCTCACTTCATCATTTACGGAGACGCAATTCTCCGGTTTGGATGAATATAACAGGGGAATGCACCCTTCAGTTGGCATGGGCAAGAGACGGTCCATTGTTAGTAAAGTAGGTCGCCCACGGCATCATCACAGTCATTTCAG CATTAGCAGAACTAGTAATGAAGAAAACAACCCAAGAAGTATTTCAAATCTGAATGTTGGCAAAGCCCAATTGCTGGAAGCACTTTGCCATTCACAAACTCGAGCAAGGGAAGCTGAGAAAGCAGCACAGGAAGCAGATACAGAGAAGAAGCACATTGTCTCACTCTTTTTGAGACAAGCCACCCAACTTTTTGCTTACAAACAGTGGTTCCAGTTGATGCAGCTGGAGAACATTTGCCTTCAACTTAGGAGCAAAGAACATCCAGTCACTGGTCTGTTCTCAGATGTCTTGCCTTGGGTCCCTTGTAAAGACAGGCAGTTTTATCAGCCTAGAGACAAAAGGAAGAAACGGGGCCGATACAGTCGCAAGTTTACGATGTACGAAATCGCTTTTGCTTTGGGATTGGGTCTTGCTGGTGCCGGTTTGCTCCTTGGATGGACGACGGGTTGGTTGGTTCCCATTTTTTGA
- the LOC111794595 gene encoding uncharacterized protein LOC111794595: MPFIEINTSTTGAEDAKINTAIKIFYRTYGRGSTKVLLIIGLAGTHDSWNPQIKGLTGTDVPNDHGNRNTVGNQIAADDGEEASFEDGGGIEVCAFDNRGMGRSSAPTKKSEYTTKIMAQDAIALLDHLGWEKVHVFGHSMGGMIACKLAAIAPERVKSLAMLNVTGGGFQCCPKLDRQTFDIAVRFLKAKTPEQRASVDLDTHYSKEYLEEFVGFETRRAVLYREYVKGISATGMQSDYGFAGQVNACWTHKVTNKEIECLQSAGFLVSVIHGRQDVIAQIYYARKLAEKLYPVARMVDLHGGHLVSRERTEEVNQALLDLIRASETKMSPQDWTNLPKKSSWWMEERMSLITLKTEGGGSTVSTQPFLLERLHFFFLYLFGLILFMFEYLRDTFKSLKPARVGPSLT, from the exons ATGCCGTTCATTGAGATTAACACCAGCACCACAGGCGCGGAGGACGCCAAGATCAACACagcaatcaaaattttctacagAACTTACGGACGCGGATCAACCAAGGTCCTCCTCATAATAG GATTGGCCGGAACCCACGATTCATGGAACCCCCAAATCAAAGGGCTTACAGGCACCGATGTGCCGAATGACCACGGCAATCGGAACACCGTCGGTAACCAGATTGCGGCGGACGACGGCGAAGAAGCCAGCTTCGAAGATGGCGGAGGAATCGAAGTTTGTGCATTTGACAATCGGGGAATGGGCCGAAGCTCCGCCCCCACCAAAAAATCGGAATATAC AACAAAGATAATGGCTCAGGATGCCATTGCCTTATTGGATCATTTGGGATGGGAAAAGGTCCATGTCTTTGGTCATTCCATGg GAGGTATGATAGCTTGCAAATTAGCTGCTATTGCGCCTGAAAGAGTCAAGTCATTGGCCATGCTCAATGTCACTGGTGGAGGCTTCCAATGTTGCCCCAAG CTTGACAGGCAAACATTCGACATTGCAGTCCGATTCTTAAAGGCCAAGACTCCTGAACAAAGGGCAAGTGTTGATTTGGATACACACTATTCAAAG GAATATCTTGAGGAGTTCGTCGGATTTGAAACAAGAAGAGCGGTATTATATCGG GAATATGTTAAAGGTATATCAGCAACTGGAATGCAGAGTGATTATGGTTTTGCGGGTCAAGTCAATGCATGCTGGACGCATAAAGTGACGAACAAAGAGATCGAATGCCTTCAATCTGCTGGATTTCTTGTATCAGTCATTCACGGAAG GCAAGATGTTATTGCTCAAATATACTATGCTAGAAAACTTGCAGAGAAGCTTTATCCTGTTGCTAGAATGGTAGATCTACATGGAGGTCATTTAGTCAGTCGAGAGAGAACCGAAGAG GTAAATCAAGCTCTTCTTGACTTAATCAGAGCTTCAGAAACGAAGATGAGCCCACAGGACTGGACAAACTTGCCAAAGAAAAGCTCAT GGTGGATGGAGGAGAGAATGTCATTAATAACACTAAAAACTGAAGGAGGAGGAAGCACTGTCTCCACCCAACCTTTCTTGTTGGAGAGACTGCATTTTTTCTTCCTGTATCTCTTCGGTCTGATTCTTTTCATGTTCGAGTATCTCCGGGACACCTTCAAAAGCTTGAAACCAGCTCGAGTTGGGCCCTCCCTTACATGA